From Stenotrophomonas nitritireducens, the proteins below share one genomic window:
- the rodA gene encoding rod shape-determining protein RodA — MRDFLRWALEMGQRLSRGLDWPLLFALLALMAIGLSVLDSAGGSGLVMAQGARFAVGLVAMWAIARVSILRIRAWTPMIYAISMLPLLAVFVLGTGKYGRQWLNLGLFYLQPAELLKVSLPMMVAWYLNRMPLPPRIPVVLVAAVIIGVPTGLVMLQPDFGTGVLIAASGAFVLLLAGLPWWWVGVGVGGVAAAAPVAWFWLLRPYQKDRIMMFLDPESDALGAGWNIIQSKIAIGSGGFTGKGWGLGSQSHLNFIPEQTTDFAFSVLSEEYGWVGVAVVLALYLFVIGRCLWIAVDSRDTYSRLLAGATGLAFFVYILVNGGMISGLLPVVGVPMPLISYGGTSAVSLLAGFGLVMAVRAHRPVHGG; from the coding sequence ATGAGGGATTTCCTGCGCTGGGCATTGGAGATGGGCCAGCGGCTCAGCCGCGGCCTGGACTGGCCACTGCTGTTTGCCTTGCTGGCCTTGATGGCCATTGGCCTGTCGGTGCTGGACAGCGCCGGTGGCAGTGGCCTGGTGATGGCGCAGGGCGCTCGCTTTGCGGTGGGCCTGGTGGCGATGTGGGCGATCGCGCGGGTGTCGATCCTGCGCATCCGCGCGTGGACGCCGATGATCTATGCCATCTCCATGCTGCCGCTGCTGGCGGTGTTCGTGTTGGGCACCGGCAAGTACGGGCGGCAATGGTTGAACCTGGGCTTGTTCTACCTGCAGCCGGCCGAGCTGCTCAAGGTCAGCCTGCCGATGATGGTGGCCTGGTACCTCAACCGCATGCCCCTGCCGCCGCGTATTCCGGTGGTGCTGGTGGCGGCGGTGATCATCGGTGTGCCGACCGGGCTGGTGATGCTGCAGCCGGACTTCGGCACCGGCGTGCTGATCGCGGCCAGTGGTGCTTTCGTCCTGCTGCTGGCCGGCCTGCCGTGGTGGTGGGTGGGTGTGGGCGTGGGCGGCGTTGCCGCCGCCGCGCCGGTGGCCTGGTTCTGGTTGCTGCGGCCGTACCAGAAGGACCGCATCATGATGTTCTTGGACCCCGAGAGCGACGCGCTGGGCGCCGGCTGGAACATCATCCAGTCCAAGATCGCCATCGGTTCAGGCGGCTTCACCGGCAAGGGCTGGGGGTTGGGCTCGCAGTCGCACCTGAACTTCATTCCCGAGCAGACCACCGACTTTGCGTTCTCCGTGCTCAGCGAGGAATACGGTTGGGTCGGCGTTGCGGTGGTGTTGGCACTGTACCTGTTCGTGATCGGCCGCTGCCTGTGGATCGCGGTGGACTCGCGCGATACCTATTCGCGGCTGCTGGCCGGCGCTACCGGCCTGGCGTTCTTCGTCTACATCCTGGTCAACGGTGGCATGATTTCCGGCTTGTTGCCGGTGGTGGGCGTGCCGATGCCCTTGATCAGTTATGGCGGCACCTCGGCGGTGTCGTTGCTGGCCGGGTTCGGCCTGGTGATGGCGGTGCGCGCGCACCGGCCGGTGCATGGCGGCTAG